One segment of Solanum stenotomum isolate F172 chromosome 1, ASM1918654v1, whole genome shotgun sequence DNA contains the following:
- the LOC125867897 gene encoding pollen-specific leucine-rich repeat extensin-like protein 3, with the protein MVALGCILFFLVSFCSFSPSYFALSDIEAASIARRQLLGNNGELPNTYESEMIINMKFENARLKKAYVALQAWKKAIYSDPTNFTANWEGNNVCAYNGVFCDNALDDPNISVVAGIDLNHADIAGHLPVELGLLADVSLIHINSNRFCGIIPKSIKNLTLLDEIDFSNNRFVGPFPDVVLELPKLNYLDLRFNNFEGQVPSALFEKNLDAILINNNRFHSTIPESLGNSNASVVVLANNKFYGCIPSSIGKMGNSLDELVFTNNELSGCLPEEITKLTSLTLFDISGNKFVGSLPQDLKSMQKVEIFDIASNKFMGNVPKNLCTLPSLTNFTFSKNYFESMDETCTPSQSKQVKIDGNENCLGGRSEQRTEKECFPVVSKPVDCSKGHCGVSREGQSPKDPPKTLTPSKPATPTTPKPKPSPLPPVASPPPPPKTLPPPPPVASPPPPIHSPPPPVHSPPPPVASPPPPVHSPPPPVASPPPPVQSPPPPVHSPPPPVHSPPPPVASPPPPVHSPPPSVASPPPPVHSPPPPVASPPPPVASPSPPVHSPPPPAAPVMSPPPPTFEDVALPPTLGSLYASPPPPIFQGY; encoded by the coding sequence ATGGTGGCCTTGGGTTGCATTCTCTTTTTCCTTGTATCTTTCTGTTCTTTTTCTCCATCATATTTTGCATTATCTGATATTGAAGCTGCTTCTATTGCCCGTCGCCAACTTTTAGGTAACAATGGCGAGCTTCCAAATACATACGAGTCTGAAATGATCATTAACATGAAATTCGAAAATGCCAGGTTGAAGAAAGCTTATGTTGCTCTTCAGGCATGGAAGAAAGCTATTTACTCTGATCCAACAAACTTCACAGCTAATTGGGAGGGTAATAATGTATGTGCCTATAATGGTGTCTTTTGTGACAATGCTCTTGATGATCCCAACATCTCTGTTGTTGCTGGGATTGATCTTAACCATGCAGACATAGCTGGACATCTCCCTGTGGAGCTTGGCCTCTTGGCTGATGTGAGTCTCATCCACATTAATTCGAACCGATTTTGTGGAATCATTCCCAAGAGCATTAAAAATCTTACGCTTTTGGATGAGATTGATTTCAGCAACAATCGTTTCGTGGGGCCATTCCCTGATGTTGTTCTTGAGTTGCCTAAACTCAACTATCTTGATCTTAGGTTCAACAACTTTGAAGGTCAAGTGCCTTCCGCGCTATTTGAGAAGAATCTTGATGCAATATTGATCAACAATAACCGATTCCATTCCACCATCCCTGAAAGCTTGGGCAATTCCAATGCTTCCGTGGTGGTATTGGCAAATAACAAGTTCTATGGTTGCATCCCGAGCAGTATTGGTAAAATGGGCAACTCATTAGATGAGCTTGTATTCACCAACAATGAGCTCTCTGGTTGTTTGCCTGAAGAGATTACTAAGCTCACGAGCCTAACACTGTTCGATATTAGTGGAAATAAGTTTGTTGGATCGTTACCTCAGGATTTGAAATCGATGCAGAAAGTGGAAATCTTTGACATTGCATCGAACAAGTTCATGGGAAATGTTCCAAAGAACCTTTGCACGTTGCCTAGTTTGACGAATTTCACATTCTCTAAGAACTACTTTGAGAGCATGGATGAAACATGTACGCCATCACAGTCGAAACAAGTTAAGATAGATGGTAATGAGAATTGTTTGGGGGGAAGATCAGAGCAGAGGACGGAGAAAGAGTGTTTCCCAGTAGTGAGCAAGCCTGTTGATTGCAGTAAAGGTCATTGCGGAGTTTCAAGGGAAGGGCAGAGTCCAAAAGATCCACCTAAAACCCTGACTCCTTCAAAACCAGCAACACCAACCACTCCAAAACCAAAGCCATCTCCACTACCACCAGTAGCCTCACCTCCTCCACCACCAAAAACCTtacctccaccaccaccagtgGCCTCACCTCCACCTCCCATCCACTCACCACCACCTCCAGTCCATTCGCCACCGCCACCGGTAGCATCACCTCCACCTCCAGTCCACTCACCACCACCACCGGTAGCCTCACCTCCACCTCCAGTTCAATCACCTCCCCCACCAGTCCACTCACCTCCACCTCCTGTCCACTCACCACCACCACCGGTTGCCTCACCTCCACCTCCCGTTCACTCACCACCACCATCGGTAGCATCACCTCCACCTCCAGTCCACTCACCACCGCCACCGGTAGCCTCACCACCGCCACCTGTAGCTTCACCTTCACCGCCAGTCCactcaccaccaccaccagcaGCTCCGGTAATGTCTCCACCTCCACCCACTTTTGAGGATGTCGCTCTTCCCCCAACATTGGGCTCACTATACGcctcaccaccaccaccaattTTCCAAGGTTATTAA
- the LOC125868012 gene encoding CCG-binding protein 1 codes for MMLQSMALNSLSSSSSSSLVGVNNELHSSRTSSSRFQVNSSTIRCCSRSHAYIPKLEPFSRTKFDRVVKDPPLIEKSENELADYCSVLDGDDSYSCWQAYFELKDLEKEASKEEVERLILQAGGVKTLIGCLHGVSDMHKAKKESKESAKAVNLDAQRARGTCPIPDGLPKSREELEEEEKARMPDSPYTKLLRAKGTHPVLY; via the exons ATGATGTTACAATCAATGGCTCTCAATtccttatcttcttcttcttcttcttctcttgttGGAGTTAATAATGAGCTTCATTCTTCAAGAACCtcatcttcaagatttcaagTAAATTCGTCGACAATTCGTTGTTGTTCAAGAAGTCATGCTTACATACCCAAGCTCGAGCCTTTTAGCAGAACCAAGTTTGATAGAGTTGTTAAAGATCCCCCTTTGATTGAAAAATCAGAAAATGAACTTGCGG ATTATTGTTCTGTTCTAGACGGAGATGATTCTTATAGCTGCTGGCAAGCCTATTTTGAACTCAAAGATCTTGAA AAAGAAGCATCTAAggaggaggtagagaggctaATACTTCAAGCAGGGGGAGTAAAAACTCTCATTGGCTGCTTACATGGAGTTTCAGACATGCACAAAGCCAAAAAGGAAAGCAAAGAATCAGCCAAAGCTGTTAATCTTGATGCACAACGGGCAAGAGGAACTTGTCCTATACCAGATGGATTGCCAAAGTCGAGAGAAGAGCTTGAGGAAGAGGAGAAAGCTAGAATGCCAGATTCACCCTATACCAAACTGCTCAGAGCCAAAGGAACACACCCTGTGTTGTACTAG